GAGCGAGGCCGAGAAGGCGGTGAAGGCGCGGCGGTGGTCCTCCAGCGACATGGCCTCGCGGGCCTCCGGGTCGACGACCGCCTGGTCCTGGCGCACCCGGTAGCTGCGCTCCACGGTGCCGCGCACCCGCTTCTCCTCCACCACCTCCAGCACGCCGGCTTCGGCGAGCACCGCGACGTGCCGGTACATCGTCGCGGGCGGGATGTCCGGGAGGCGCTCGCGCAGCTGCGCGGTGGTCAGCGGGTCCGAGCCGAACAGCGTCTTCAGGATGCGCGCCCGGACCGGGTGCAGGAGGAGGTCCGCGGAAGCCATGGACCTACGATCTCACACCTGATAACGTTCTCAAAGTTGAGAACGATGAGAAGGGTGAGACGTGCGGGATGTCGAGATCACGGCCACGGCGGACGACGGGCTCCCGCTGGCCGGCACGCTGACGCTGCCCACCGGCCCGAGCCCGCACCCGGCGGTCCTGCTGCTGCACGGCTCCGGGCAGGTGGACCGCGACTCCAACGCCCGCGGTCTCCGCGTCGGGCTCGGCCCGCCGCTGGCCGCCGCGCTCGCCGCGAAGGGGATCGCCGCGCTGCGCTACGACCGGCGCGGTGTCGGCGCGACCCCGGGCGGCTGGCGCACGACCGGGTTCACCGACACCACCCGCGACGCCGCCGCGGCACTGCGCGCCCTGGCCGGACGGCCCGAGGTCCGCGAGGACGCCGTGGGCGTCGTCGGCCACAGCGAAGGCGCGGTGCACGCCATGTCGCTCGGCTCGGACCCGCTGGTCCGGGCGGTCGTGCTGCTGGCCGGGTACGCCCGCCGCGGCGAGGACGCCCTGCGC
This region of Saccharopolyspora hordei genomic DNA includes:
- a CDS encoding helix-turn-helix domain-containing protein; protein product: MASADLLLHPVRARILKTLFGSDPLTTAQLRERLPDIPPATMYRHVAVLAEAGVLEVVEEKRVRGTVERSYRVRQDQAVVDPEAREAMSLEDHRRAFTAFSASLMADFERYLSSDGAKPAEDGVAYRQGAVWLTPEEYAELIEELTAVVVARTGNEPTPDRVRHVVSLVVVPDAAAEA
- a CDS encoding alpha/beta fold hydrolase gives rise to the protein MRDVEITATADDGLPLAGTLTLPTGPSPHPAVLLLHGSGQVDRDSNARGLRVGLGPPLAAALAAKGIAALRYDRRGVGATPGGWRTTGFTDTTRDAAAALRALAGRPEVREDAVGVVGHSEGAVHAMSLGSDPLVRAVVLLAGYARRGEDALRWQARTLVGELPAPVRSLVRRLGNRHLARIKATTTDAGRVHGVPVNARWFREMLAHDPRAALAEIDAPVLAITGDKDVQVDPADLAEIRRLVPGDVEVHRIPDLTHLLRRAPGRPSVRSYPELLRRPVDAGLLAQVTDWLAHRLHSTKGTPQ